One region of Nycticebus coucang isolate mNycCou1 chromosome 10, mNycCou1.pri, whole genome shotgun sequence genomic DNA includes:
- the LEFTY2 gene encoding left-right determination factor 2: MCPLWLCWALWVLSLAGPGAPLTEEQLLSSLLQQLHLSEVPRLDKVDVGELAIPAHVRAQYVALLQRSHGDRSRGKRFSQNFREVAGRLLVSEANTHLLVFSMEQRLPPHSELVQAVLRLFQEPVPTAALHRLSPRSTRARVTVKWLRVRDDGSNRTSLIDSRLVWVHESGWKTFDVTEAVNFWQQLSRPRQPLLLQVSVQREPLGPQASGTHRLVSFAGQGALGAGHGEPQLELHTLDLKDYGAQGDCDPDMPVTESTRCCRQEMYIDLQGMKWAEHWVLEPPGFLAFECVGTCQQLPEPLTSKWPFLGPRQCIPSEVASLPVIVSIREGDRTRPQVVSLPNMRVQKCDCASDGAPVPRRLEP; the protein is encoded by the exons ATGTGCCCCCTGTGGCTCTGCTGGGCACTCTGGGTGCTATCCCTGGCTGGCCCCGGGGCACCCCTGACTGAGGAGCAGCTCCTGAGCAGCCTGTTGCAGCAGCTGCACCTCAGCGAGGTGCCCAGGCTGGACAAGGTGGATGTAGGGGAGCTGGCCATCCCTGCCCACGTGAGGGCCCAGTATGTGGCCCTGTTGCAGCGCAGCCATGGGGACCGCTCCCGAGGGAAGAGGTTCAGCCAGAACTTCCGAG AGGTGGCCGGCAGGCTCCTGGTGTCCGAGGCCAACACGCACCTGCTGGTGTTCAGCATGGAGCAGCGGCTGCCACCCCACAGCGAGCTGGTGCAGGCCGTGCTGCGGCTCTTCCAAGAGCCGGTCCCCACGGCCGCACTGCACAGGCTGTCCCCGCGCAGCACCCGTGCCCGGGTCACCGTCAAGTGGCTACGCGTCCGCGACGATGGCTCCAACCGCACCTCCCTCATCGACTCCAG GCTGGTGTGGGTCCACGAGAGCGGCTGGAAGACCTTCGACGTGACCGAGGCCGTGAACTTCTGGCAGCAGCTGAGCCGGCCCCGGCAGCCGCTGCTGCTGCAGGTGTCGGTGCAGAGGGAGCCCCTGGGCCCGCAGGCCTCTGGCACCCACAGGCTGGTGAGCTTCGCCGGGCAGGGGGCGCTGGGCGCCGGGCACGGTGAGCCCCAGTTGGAGCTGCACACCCTGGACCTCAAGGACTACGG AGCTCAGGGGGATTGTGACCCTGACATGCCAGTGACCGAGAGCACACGCTGCTGCCGCCAGGAGATGTACATTGACCTGCAGGGGATGAAGTGGGCTGAGCACTGGGTCCTGGAGCCCCCAGGCTTCCTGGCCTTCGAGTGTGTGGGCACCTGCCAGCAGCTCCCAGAGCCCCTGACATCCAAGTGGCCATTTCTGGGGCCGCGACAGTGCATCCCCTCGGAGGTGGCCTCGCTGCCTGTGATCGTCAGCATCAGAGAGGGAGACAGGACCAGGCCCCAGGTGGTCAGCCTGCCCAACATGAGGGTGCAGAAGTGCGATTGTGCCTCGGATGGGGCACCCGTGCCAAGGAGGCTGGAGCCATAG